Below is a window of Leishmania major strain Friedlin complete genome, chromosome 29 DNA.
CAATAACAACGAGCACAAGGAACGGCCATCACCAGCACAAACCTGCACCGGCAGACAGACCGCAACACAACACCACGCACCGCTAGCGAGCCTGTTTGAATTGCATGCGTgccacctgcagcagcgccggtggcagcagccgctcgcACACCGACATGGGCACACGCGGCAGATCAATGGAGCGCGGCACTTTACCGAGGCTGGTGTACTGGAGCGGTACCGGAAAGCCGTCCCACAAGAGCACCTCCGCCGGCATCTGCGATGGCGTCGCAGGAAAGTCGCCGCTACACCCCCGCAGCGAAGAGGCAAgaccaccagcgccaccactgccaccgctggAAACGTCTTTCCCGTGACCTGCGACCGGGCCGCCCGCTTGTGTtcccgcggcggctgccgcagccgccgccttgGCCCCTTCAGGGCCGTCGACCTTTTTCATGGCGCTCTtccgctccgccagccgctTCTTGAGACCGTCCAGCGCGTGCGACGTCTTGCCAGTCTCCTTCGCTTCAGCAGGTGTGGCAAGCGAAGAGGAGGCTGGCGACGACTCGGCGGAGAGGGGAGCCGTGActtctgcagcggcaccagccTTCGCAGGGGATGACGCGGGCATTCCGTTCATCTTGGCCGTCGACTCTGTCGATGCGGCCGTCCGGAGCAGCGCCTTCTTCACTTCGGCGTCGTAGTAGCGCTTCTGCTCCTCGGAGAGGTGGTCCCAGTGGGCAGACATGGTGCTGAGAAACACCTTGCACTTCTCTGCAGATGGAAAGGATGGCGGCTGGCGCCACGTGTGCGGCCACAGAAACCGCGGCACGCCCGCCTTCTGTAGCGCTGCTTCCTGTCTCTCCGCTGCAgcctgcgccgtcgcccgtGCCACCTGCTCCTCTGTCTCCTTGCGCTCGTGGCGGGGGTGTGGACCCAAGGAGAAGCTCAGTCGCGTGCGCACGCTtgcgccgtcttcgccgcccCGGTCGCGCAACTGCAGCTCGCAGTGGCTCTGCACCAGACACTTtgtcgcctcctccacagaCGAGAACTGAATGTACATGATGCCCTTCTCGGCGTCGGTGCCAATGTAGTGCAGGGAGCAGTTCGGCGCCACGCGTCGCAATGCCTCCTCCACCATTGCCGAAGTGCAGCTAGCGGGCAGGTGTGTCAGCGACACCTCGTAGCCCGGCATCGCCAGGAGACTCTCCGCGTAGTGACAGCCGCACCGGAAGCACGAAGTCCGTTGCTTGGAGTTGATGTTGCTGCACACACCGCACGGCCAGTCCTCGTTGGGGGTGTCAGGGGCACCGAGAACGCTGCTGAGCTGACCTCCATGCGTTGCgggcagcacggcgtcgccgagCACCGGTGGAAGCACcggcgccgaggaggaggaagggtgGTGGTATGGCGGCGGGGCTGAGTGACCAGACGTGAACAAGAGATCGTCCCCCAGCACCGAGTCGCTGCGTGGCTGCTTGTGAGCAGAGTCTTCAGACGGCGAGCGACTGCGAAGGCGACGGTGACCGCGGAGCGGGTGTTCGTCAGACGAGCTTGAGGAAACGGATGACGAGTACGAGTATGACCTTGACGGTGATCGAGAGGAGTCGTAAGAGTACGAAAGCGAGCTGAAGCTGCTCCCACTGTCGTCGAATGGGAAAGACGGCTCCCGGCCGTGCCGGGCACCGACTGGATCACTCATGTTTCACACCCGTGACGAAAGATGCGCAAGAGGAAAGGCAAGAGGAGGCGTCAGACGCACGGTGCTCCCGACTGCACTTCTCCCTCGTTCTTTGTTGCGGGTGCTGGCGTAGTCGAGGCAGAACACGTGGCCGCCAATCAGCGTGCGCTACGGTggggtgcgtgcgcaggTGAGTTGGGGAGCTGCACCTCGTTTGGGCTCGTCACCACGACGCGTGCTGAACAGCGAAACGACAACAATAAAAGAGAAGCGGCTGTGCGGGAGGGCGAgatggagaagaggaagcgcacacgaggcaagcgaagagaaggaagggagacggaagaggagagcggcaggggagggggggggcctcTGCGTGGACGGTGCAAAAGCACGCGCAGCCGGCGCCAGTGTCCtccgtgcgcacgcgccctCCCATGCGCGCCTATCCCTTGACCACGGCGCGAGCAATGCTGAGGGAGGGAACAGGCACGGTGACGAAAAATAAAGTGTGAGTTGACGAATTTTCTGTTTGGTCACCAAGAGCGCACGCAGTGGTTGGGTTGAGGGGAGTGACGCGTCGGGTCGTGTCACGTGGACACGCACTCCCAGAGTGCTGCAAGGAAGGGAGGATGCGCCAACGACGAACGAGCAGATAGAGAAGCGTGGGTGGGAAGAAGGGCGGGGCGGAGAAACGCTGAGGTGCGCCAATGGCCGTGAGGACTCGTCGCCGCCTACCTTCGAGACGACTGTCACAGCCCCGCTGCCCGTCAGTTTCCTTCTGCCTCGTACACATCCGCGGCTCATTGCCACTCGAGCtgcgcacccacccaccccctcgccctctttcctcttcttccaAGCCTCCATGCAGCAGGAGTTGTAGAGCTGGTGCGTGGATGAGACTCATCAGGTGCGCGCGGAGACGAGCGATGAGACGCGGTGGCGTGCATCGTTGCCGACAAGAAGAAAGATGAGGGGAAGAGCTGAACGAACCAGTTTGCCAGGCACACCACGCAgtggagaggcggagagc
It encodes the following:
- a CDS encoding conserved hypothetical protein (previous protein_id=AAZ09469.1), yielding MSDPVGARHGREPSFPFDDSGSSFSSLSYSYDSSRSPSRSYSYSSSVSSSSSDEHPLRGHRRLRSRSPSEDSAHKQPRSDSVLGDDLLFTSGHSAPPPYHHPSSSSAPVLPPVLGDAVLPATHGGQLSSVLGAPDTPNEDWPCGVCSNINSKQRTSCFRCGCHYAESLLAMPGYEVSLTHLPASCTSAMVEEALRRVAPNCSLHYIGTDAEKGIMYIQFSSVEEATKCLVQSHCELQLRDRGGEDGASVRTRLSFSLGPHPRHERKETEEQVARATAQAAAERQEAALQKAGVPRFLWPHTWRQPPSFPSAEKCKVFLSTMSAHWDHLSEEQKRYYDAEVKKALLRTAASTESTAKMNGMPASSPAKAGAAAEVTAPLSAESSPASSSLATPAEAKETGKTSHALDGLKKRLAERKSAMKKVDGPEGAKAAAAAAAAGTQAGGPVAGHGKDVSSGGSGGAGGLASSLRGCSGDFPATPSQMPAEVLLWDGFPVPLQYTSLGKVPRSIDLPRVPMSVCERLLPPALLQVARMQFKQAR